From Curtobacterium sp. SGAir0471, the proteins below share one genomic window:
- a CDS encoding D-alanyl-D-alanine carboxypeptidase family protein, whose protein sequence is MPRTARSPRSAVRRPVTIGVVAVLLLAVGYLVAVAVVPFAPASASTTKYSAPTSTLPDLRFPGYGATAVQATGFPESLRTSGDSKPRSIASITKVVTALVVLDAKPLGRGESGPTIRFDPQMQALYAEYLAQNGEVAPMPDGLQLSEYQTMQVMLMKSANNYAGSLALWAFGSMDAYQRAASAWLDEHGLDDTTIHEPTGLDPANQSTATDLVRLGQLALADPVVKEIVGTQQVTVPGAGQIENSNKLLGLDGIEGIKTGTLDQAGACLLFAATYQRGGRQVTVVGVMLGGKDHPSLDVDVRTLLRSVADNFQVVTLTHAGQTFGTYSTPWHDDADAVAAQASEVLVWGDTTVTARTRLDSLTLGERGERVGTVRFTIEHHDPVTVPLELERSIEDPGLWWRWTNPFRGVETTTAAGPGPAAGPTAAAGPASTASTERWGLAA, encoded by the coding sequence GTGCCCCGTACCGCTCGCAGCCCCCGCTCCGCCGTCCGGAGGCCCGTGACGATCGGCGTCGTCGCGGTGCTCCTGCTCGCCGTCGGGTACCTGGTTGCCGTCGCGGTCGTGCCGTTCGCCCCGGCGAGCGCATCCACGACGAAGTACTCCGCCCCGACCTCGACGCTGCCGGACCTGCGGTTCCCGGGCTACGGCGCGACCGCGGTGCAGGCGACCGGGTTCCCCGAGAGCCTCCGCACGAGCGGCGACTCGAAGCCGCGGTCCATCGCGAGCATCACGAAGGTCGTGACGGCGCTGGTCGTGCTCGACGCGAAGCCCCTCGGCCGCGGGGAGTCCGGGCCGACGATCCGCTTCGACCCACAGATGCAGGCGCTCTACGCCGAGTACCTCGCGCAGAACGGCGAGGTCGCCCCGATGCCGGACGGGCTGCAGCTGTCCGAGTACCAGACCATGCAGGTCATGCTGATGAAGTCGGCGAACAACTACGCCGGTTCCCTGGCGCTCTGGGCCTTCGGGTCGATGGACGCCTACCAGCGCGCGGCCTCGGCCTGGCTCGACGAGCACGGCCTCGACGACACGACGATCCACGAGCCGACGGGTCTCGACCCGGCGAACCAGTCGACCGCGACCGACCTGGTGCGCCTGGGACAGCTCGCGCTCGCGGACCCGGTCGTGAAGGAGATCGTGGGCACGCAGCAGGTGACGGTGCCGGGTGCCGGTCAGATCGAGAACTCGAACAAGCTCCTCGGCCTCGACGGGATCGAGGGCATCAAGACCGGCACGCTCGACCAGGCGGGCGCCTGTCTGCTCTTCGCCGCCACGTACCAGCGCGGCGGACGCCAGGTCACCGTCGTCGGGGTGATGCTCGGCGGCAAGGACCACCCGTCCCTCGACGTCGACGTCCGCACCCTGCTCCGCTCGGTCGCCGACAACTTCCAGGTGGTCACGCTGACGCACGCCGGGCAGACCTTCGGCACATACTCCACGCCGTGGCACGACGACGCCGACGCCGTGGCCGCTCAGGCATCCGAGGTCCTGGTGTGGGGCGACACCACGGTGACCGCGCGCACCCGGCTCGACAGCCTGACCCTCGGCGAACGGGGGGAGCGGGTGGGGACGGTGCGGTTCACGATCGAGCACCACGACCCGGTGACCGTGCCACTCGAGCTCGAGCGCTCCATCGAGGACCCGGGCCTCTGGTGGCGCTGGACGAACCCCTTCCGCGGCGTCGAGACGACCACGGCCGCCGGGCCGGGCCCAGCCGCCGGACCGACCGCAGCCGCCGGGCCGGCCTCCACGGCGTCCACGGAGCGCTGGGGGCTCGCCGCGTAG
- a CDS encoding serine hydrolase domain-containing protein, protein MTTTFPRSTPSALGIDAGGIAAFLDALESTPDVEPHSIVLLRHGHLAAQGWWAPYAADRVHLLYSLSKSFTAAAVGIAVREGLVDLDATVLSWFPELDADVTDDRSRRILVRHLLAMASGHREETLQRAEATDPEDLVRGFLLTPPDEEPGTVFAYNQPCTYTLAAIVRRASGGSLVDYLRPRLLDPLGIDDLAWKRDDTGAELGFSGAYAPTSAVAALGQLYLQRGVWDGQRILDEDWVDAATSTQVENPDEENADWRQGYGFQFWMARHGFRGDGAYGQFCVVLPEQDVVLALTGQSLDMQAVLDAAWQHLLPAIAQDGGAPHEGAVDASGADAGLEARLASLALPPVQGGRLTDGVAGSYESDGVLEGLRLEPDTDAGTDAGGAAGAAAWRLTVDVDGGLLSFPVGQGEWAVEGPLAASAATAADGVVQVLVRFVETPHAARLWLDPATGTASGEWVTQPLHDGPLTLRRPVA, encoded by the coding sequence GTGACGACGACGTTCCCGCGCAGCACCCCGTCCGCACTCGGCATCGACGCAGGCGGGATCGCCGCGTTCCTGGACGCCCTCGAGTCGACCCCCGACGTCGAACCGCACAGCATCGTGCTGCTGCGGCACGGTCACCTCGCCGCCCAGGGCTGGTGGGCGCCCTACGCCGCCGACCGCGTGCACCTGCTGTACTCCCTCAGCAAGAGCTTCACCGCGGCCGCAGTGGGCATCGCCGTACGCGAGGGACTCGTCGACCTCGACGCCACAGTCCTGTCGTGGTTCCCGGAGCTCGACGCGGACGTCACCGACGACCGCAGCCGCCGGATCCTGGTCCGGCACCTGCTCGCGATGGCGTCCGGACACCGCGAGGAGACCCTGCAGCGGGCCGAGGCCACCGACCCGGAGGACCTGGTCCGCGGGTTCCTCCTCACCCCGCCGGACGAGGAACCCGGCACGGTGTTCGCGTACAACCAGCCGTGCACGTACACGCTCGCCGCGATCGTCCGTCGGGCCAGCGGCGGGTCGCTCGTCGACTACCTGCGCCCGCGCCTGCTCGACCCGCTCGGCATCGACGACCTCGCCTGGAAGCGCGACGACACCGGTGCCGAGCTCGGCTTCAGCGGCGCCTACGCACCCACGTCTGCCGTCGCCGCACTCGGCCAGCTGTACCTGCAGCGCGGCGTGTGGGACGGGCAGCGCATCCTCGACGAGGACTGGGTCGACGCCGCGACGAGCACGCAGGTCGAGAACCCCGACGAGGAGAACGCCGACTGGCGCCAGGGCTACGGCTTCCAGTTCTGGATGGCCCGGCACGGCTTCCGTGGGGACGGCGCCTACGGCCAGTTCTGCGTGGTGCTGCCCGAGCAGGACGTCGTGCTCGCCCTGACCGGACAGTCGCTCGACATGCAGGCAGTGCTCGACGCCGCCTGGCAGCACCTGCTGCCGGCGATCGCGCAGGACGGCGGGGCGCCCCACGAGGGTGCCGTGGACGCCTCCGGGGCGGACGCCGGCCTGGAGGCTCGACTCGCCTCGCTCGCGCTGCCGCCGGTGCAGGGCGGTCGCCTCACCGATGGTGTGGCCGGCTCGTACGAGTCGGACGGCGTGCTCGAGGGGCTCCGGCTGGAGCCCGACACCGACGCCGGGACCGACGCCGGTGGCGCTGCCGGAGCTGCCGCGTGGCGGCTGACCGTCGACGTCGACGGCGGACTGCTGTCGTTCCCGGTCGGTCAGGGGGAGTGGGCGGTCGAGGGACCGCTCGCCGCGAGCGCCGCGACCGCTGCCGACGGCGTCGTGCAGGTCCTCGTCCGGTTCGTCGAGACCCCGCACGCCGCTCGGCTCTGGCTCGACCCCGCGACCGGCACGGCGTCGGGGGAGTGGGTCACCCAGCCCCTGCACGACGGTCCCCTGACGCTTCGTCGCCCGGTCGCCTGA
- a CDS encoding AtzH-like domain-containing protein — MSAATRDTGGPAVPAGLLDALDAYERALADDDLAALDDAFVRSPDTLRGDDRGLLVGHDAISAFRGTRGGIAPRHLSRVEVRVLAEDLALVVSVSAFRDGGSGLQTQLWRRDPEAWRIEAAHVTGRQRPLDTTVWRVVGDPLLPPTGSGPLDRATVAVKDLYAVAGHRVGAGNPTYLRESEPAAASAAAVAALLDAGASVRGIARTDEFAYALTGRNEHHGTPPNAADPSRVPGGSSSGSASAVRSGAADVGLGTDTAGSLRIPASYQGLWGLRTTHGVVDRAGLLPLAPSFDTVGWLTRDADTLVRALDATVLHGSDRASDAGTPVVLAELLAAADPATQDAFRAVAGDLPVVTLDDLGIPPLDELRELLRLVQGAEATAAHGVWIVAHPGALGDVVGARFATAAANGPELVAAAHTRFPVVRAAIRAALADRVLVAPTAPGPAPSLTASAEELERVRTATTTMTALASVGGVPSLSAPALTVDGAPVGLCLTGGTGTDRSLATTADRWLRDGVGASLPAGTT, encoded by the coding sequence GTGAGCGCCGCGACACGCGACACCGGCGGTCCGGCCGTCCCCGCCGGGCTCCTCGACGCCCTCGACGCCTACGAGCGGGCACTCGCGGACGACGACCTCGCCGCACTCGACGACGCCTTCGTCCGCTCGCCCGACACGCTCCGCGGGGACGACCGCGGACTGCTCGTGGGCCACGACGCGATCAGCGCCTTCCGCGGGACGCGCGGGGGCATCGCGCCGCGGCACCTGAGCCGCGTCGAGGTCCGCGTGCTCGCCGAGGACCTCGCGCTCGTGGTCTCGGTCTCCGCCTTCCGCGACGGCGGGTCGGGTCTGCAGACGCAGCTCTGGCGCCGCGACCCCGAGGCGTGGCGCATCGAGGCGGCGCACGTCACCGGCCGGCAGCGCCCCCTCGACACCACGGTCTGGCGCGTCGTCGGCGACCCGCTCCTCCCGCCCACCGGCAGCGGCCCCCTCGACCGTGCCACGGTGGCGGTCAAGGACCTGTACGCCGTCGCCGGTCACCGCGTCGGCGCGGGCAACCCGACGTACCTGCGGGAGTCCGAGCCCGCCGCCGCGTCCGCCGCCGCGGTCGCCGCGCTCCTCGACGCGGGTGCGTCGGTCCGCGGCATCGCACGCACCGACGAGTTCGCCTACGCCCTGACCGGGCGCAACGAGCACCACGGCACCCCGCCGAACGCCGCCGACCCGTCGCGTGTGCCGGGAGGCTCGTCCAGCGGGTCCGCATCGGCCGTCCGTTCCGGGGCTGCTGACGTCGGACTCGGCACGGACACCGCGGGCTCGCTCCGGATCCCCGCCTCGTACCAGGGGCTCTGGGGTCTGCGGACGACGCACGGCGTCGTGGACCGCGCCGGGCTGCTGCCGCTCGCACCGTCGTTCGACACCGTCGGTTGGCTGACGCGGGACGCCGACACGCTGGTCAGGGCACTCGACGCCACGGTGCTGCACGGCTCCGACCGCGCCTCGGACGCCGGGACACCCGTCGTGCTCGCCGAGCTCCTCGCCGCGGCGGACCCGGCGACGCAGGACGCCTTCCGCGCGGTCGCCGGCGACTTGCCGGTCGTGACCCTCGACGACCTCGGGATCCCGCCGCTCGACGAGCTGCGGGAGCTCCTGCGGCTCGTGCAGGGTGCGGAGGCGACGGCGGCGCACGGGGTCTGGATCGTGGCGCACCCGGGCGCGCTCGGGGACGTCGTCGGTGCCCGGTTCGCCACGGCCGCAGCGAACGGACCAGAGCTCGTCGCGGCCGCCCACACGCGATTCCCCGTCGTCCGCGCCGCGATCCGCGCAGCCCTGGCCGACCGGGTGCTCGTCGCGCCGACCGCGCCCGGCCCGGCACCGTCGCTCACGGCGAGCGCGGAGGAGCTCGAACGGGTCCGGACCGCCACCACCACCATGACCGCGCTCGCGAGCGTGGGCGGAGTGCCGTCGCTGAGCGCTCCCGCGCTCACCGTCGACGGTGCGCCCGTCGGACTGTGCCTCACGGGCGGGACCGGCACCGACCGGTCCCTGGCGACCACGGCGGACCGGTGGCTGCGCGACGGGGTCGGGGCGAGCCTCCCGGCCGGCACGACCTGA
- a CDS encoding SGNH/GDSL hydrolase family protein: MSARHAWSRYVAIGDSFTEGIGDPDPTVPGGHRGWADRVAEVLAARTDDFSYANLAIRGRLLGQIVDEQVEPALALGPDLVTVSAGGNDIIRPGSDPDELAERFDGMVERLRSGGATVVLFTGPDVGMTPVLGMVRGKTAIYNENLHAIALKHGALVADMWALRVLRDPRMWAPDRLHHSPTGHATVAAAVLDALEVDHGLDPVTPEPLEPRPWREARVEDLGWAREYLVPWVVRRLRHTSSGDGISAKRPDLQPVAGTSDTP; encoded by the coding sequence GTGTCAGCTCGTCATGCGTGGTCCAGGTACGTCGCGATCGGTGACTCGTTCACCGAGGGGATCGGCGACCCCGACCCCACCGTGCCGGGTGGACACCGCGGCTGGGCCGACCGGGTCGCCGAGGTCCTCGCGGCACGGACCGACGACTTCTCGTACGCCAACCTGGCGATCCGCGGGCGCCTGCTCGGGCAGATCGTCGACGAGCAGGTCGAGCCGGCCCTCGCCCTCGGCCCGGACCTCGTCACCGTCTCCGCCGGCGGCAACGACATCATCCGCCCGGGCTCGGACCCCGACGAGCTCGCCGAACGCTTCGACGGCATGGTCGAGCGCCTGCGGAGCGGCGGTGCGACCGTCGTGCTCTTCACCGGCCCGGACGTCGGCATGACCCCGGTGCTCGGCATGGTGCGGGGCAAGACGGCGATCTACAACGAGAACCTGCACGCGATCGCCCTGAAGCACGGCGCGCTCGTCGCGGACATGTGGGCGCTCCGGGTCCTCCGCGATCCCCGGATGTGGGCGCCGGACCGGCTGCACCACTCGCCGACCGGGCACGCGACGGTCGCCGCCGCCGTCCTCGACGCCCTCGAGGTCGACCACGGACTCGACCCGGTGACGCCGGAGCCGCTCGAGCCGCGGCCGTGGCGCGAGGCCCGCGTCGAGGACCTCGGGTGGGCGCGTGAGTACCTCGTCCCCTGGGTCGTGCGTCGCCTCAGGCACACCTCGTCCGGCGACGGCATCAGCGCGAAGCGTCCCGACCTGCAGCCCGTCGCCGGGACCTCCGACACGCCCTGA
- the dinB gene encoding DNA polymerase IV has product MSKQDGRNRLVSAQPVDDVTATVLHVDMDAFFASVELLDRPDLRGLPVIVGHDSDRSVVTAATYEARRYGVNSAMPMAVAKRRCPNAVIVEPHFEKYAAKSAAVMRVFGQFTPKVEKLGIDEAFLDVAGALRLYGTPWEIGTAIRAAVLRETGLHCSVGAASTKFVAKLASSRSKPDGLLVVPAEHTVAFLHPQPVSALWGVGGTTQEKLERRGIRTVGDLAHTPLPSLVAALGPAGGQRLHDLSWGRDPRVVDTGVSEKSIGHEVTFGRDLTERDDVARELLRLADKVAVRLRRADVQARTVALKVRYTDFSTLTRSRTLAEPTDVAKRLHHEAVELYDVLHRPGNRIRLIGVRGENLVPAAASNALWDDDAPWRETEATVDAVAARFGAGVLRPASLVRGAPEQRPPHARQDRA; this is encoded by the coding sequence GTGAGCAAGCAGGACGGACGCAACCGGCTCGTCTCCGCGCAGCCGGTCGACGACGTGACGGCGACGGTCCTGCACGTCGACATGGACGCCTTCTTCGCCTCCGTCGAGCTGCTCGACCGACCGGACCTGCGCGGGCTCCCCGTGATCGTCGGACACGACTCCGACCGCTCCGTCGTCACGGCCGCCACCTACGAGGCCCGGCGCTACGGCGTGAACTCAGCCATGCCGATGGCCGTGGCGAAGCGACGCTGCCCGAACGCCGTCATCGTCGAACCGCACTTCGAGAAGTACGCGGCGAAGTCGGCGGCGGTCATGCGGGTCTTCGGACAGTTCACGCCGAAGGTCGAGAAGCTCGGCATCGACGAGGCGTTCCTCGACGTCGCCGGGGCGCTGCGGCTCTACGGCACCCCGTGGGAGATCGGCACGGCGATCCGTGCGGCGGTGCTCCGCGAGACCGGACTGCACTGCTCCGTGGGGGCGGCCTCGACGAAGTTCGTCGCGAAGCTGGCGTCGAGCCGCTCCAAGCCGGACGGGCTGCTCGTCGTGCCGGCGGAGCACACCGTGGCGTTCCTGCACCCACAGCCGGTGTCCGCGCTGTGGGGCGTCGGCGGGACCACGCAGGAGAAGCTCGAGCGCCGCGGCATCCGCACCGTGGGTGACCTCGCCCACACGCCGCTGCCGTCGCTCGTCGCCGCCCTCGGGCCCGCCGGCGGACAGCGCCTGCACGACCTGTCCTGGGGGCGGGACCCGCGCGTGGTCGACACGGGCGTCAGCGAGAAGTCGATCGGGCACGAGGTCACCTTCGGCCGTGACCTGACCGAGCGCGACGACGTCGCCCGCGAACTCCTGCGCCTGGCCGACAAGGTCGCCGTCCGCCTGCGCCGGGCCGACGTGCAGGCGCGCACCGTGGCGCTCAAGGTCCGCTACACCGACTTCAGCACGCTCACGCGCTCCCGCACGCTCGCCGAGCCGACCGACGTCGCCAAGCGGCTGCACCACGAGGCGGTCGAGCTCTACGACGTGCTGCACCGCCCGGGCAACCGGATCCGGCTGATCGGCGTGCGGGGCGAGAACCTGGTGCCGGCAGCGGCGAGCAACGCCCTGTGGGACGACGACGCGCCGTGGCGCGAGACGGAGGCGACGGTCGACGCGGTGGCCGCGCGCTTCGGCGCCGGTGTGCTGCGGCCGGCGTCGCTGGTGCGCGGCGCGCCCGAGCAGCGTCCGCCGCACGCCCGGCAGGACCGCGCCTGA
- a CDS encoding acyl-CoA dehydrogenase family protein encodes MTLVDEPGWTLPQDVLERIAARAPRYDAENAFCAEDLEDLRAAGWLRIGVPVEQGGAGLGLAATSTLQRRLARAAPATALGLGMHQVWVQAARAVTARGGSFLQTVTDHAADDHLLAFGVSEPGNDAMLFDSSTTAEPDGDGGYRFTGTKVSTSLAPAWDVLSVFGKDASGPEPRLVHGFVLRSDGDVEHLDDWDTLGMRATQSRTTLLHGVHVPASRIVRVLPVGPTQDPLVFGVFAAFELLVASVYVGIAERALELAVEAVSLRHGRDGVPRSQDPDVRRAVADVRGAVDAVTLQVSSLARAVDEADDLGARWFPLLVGTKARTVDAAQHVVDEALRLAGGSGFRATSELARLARDVRAGQYHPSTRDSAARTIAAAELGPLA; translated from the coding sequence ATGACGTTGGTCGACGAGCCCGGGTGGACGCTGCCGCAGGACGTGCTCGAGCGGATCGCCGCCCGCGCACCGCGCTACGACGCCGAGAACGCGTTCTGCGCCGAGGACCTCGAGGACCTGCGCGCGGCGGGCTGGCTCCGGATCGGCGTGCCGGTCGAGCAGGGCGGCGCGGGGCTCGGCCTCGCCGCGACGAGCACCCTGCAGCGGCGGCTCGCACGGGCCGCGCCGGCGACCGCGCTCGGTCTCGGGATGCACCAGGTGTGGGTGCAGGCGGCGCGTGCCGTCACCGCGCGGGGTGGGTCGTTCCTCCAGACCGTCACCGACCACGCGGCGGACGACCACCTGCTCGCCTTCGGGGTGAGCGAACCCGGCAACGACGCCATGTTGTTCGACTCGTCGACGACGGCGGAGCCGGACGGCGACGGCGGCTACCGGTTCACCGGCACGAAGGTGTCCACCTCGCTCGCACCCGCGTGGGACGTGCTCAGCGTGTTCGGCAAGGACGCCAGCGGACCGGAGCCACGGCTCGTGCACGGCTTCGTGCTGCGCTCGGACGGCGACGTCGAGCACCTCGACGACTGGGACACCCTCGGCATGCGCGCCACCCAGAGCCGCACGACGCTGCTGCACGGCGTGCACGTGCCGGCGTCGCGGATCGTCCGGGTGCTCCCCGTCGGTCCGACGCAGGACCCGCTCGTCTTCGGGGTGTTCGCGGCCTTCGAGCTGCTCGTGGCGTCGGTCTACGTCGGGATCGCCGAGCGGGCGCTCGAGCTGGCCGTCGAGGCGGTCTCCTTGCGACACGGGCGCGACGGGGTGCCGCGGTCGCAGGACCCGGACGTCCGTCGCGCGGTCGCGGACGTCCGTGGCGCCGTCGACGCAGTGACGCTGCAGGTGTCGTCGCTCGCGCGTGCGGTCGACGAGGCCGACGACCTCGGCGCTCGCTGGTTCCCGCTGCTCGTGGGCACGAAGGCGCGGACGGTGGACGCGGCGCAGCACGTCGTGGACGAGGCGCTCCGGCTCGCCGGCGGGTCGGGGTTCCGTGCGACGTCGGAGCTCGCCCGGCTCGCGCGGGACGTGCGCGCCGGGCAGTACCACCCGTCGACGCGGGACTCGGCGGCGCGCACGATCGCGGCGGCGGAGCTCGGACCGCTCGCGTAG
- a CDS encoding acetamidase/formamidase family protein: MHHGTTPGATHGDRTTAPPSGDPTSTTRSPRRPSQPSTATVLQPGTGPVRSSRYLPAEADQVLWGRLPSGDDRPVVTLAPGDDLTIDTVSHEGLLPDQGSDPVAFFGRHGVPPEHVLADAVAIARTGRRHPEQDGPHVVTGPIAVEGAEPGDVLTMTVLETLPRVPYGVVSNRHGRGALHGEYPVDGTTVSVFADVVPGDDGPRGRIPITEGGDRYARFPLAPFLGIMGVATPGERLHSVPPGRHGGNIDVNLLQVGAQLHLPVLVPGALAYVGDPHFAQGDGEVALTAMEASLRATVRFDVTPAAEAAQQFGDLVWPLVETHEHLVPTGLDPDLDEAVRACVRHAIAILGARYGMEPHLAYAYVSAATDFDVSQVVDLVTGAHARIRKADFADVR, from the coding sequence ATGCACCACGGAACCACCCCGGGCGCCACGCACGGCGACCGCACCACCGCGCCGCCCAGCGGCGACCCGACGAGCACGACCAGGTCTCCGCGCCGGCCGAGCCAGCCGAGCACGGCGACCGTGCTCCAGCCGGGGACCGGGCCCGTCCGCTCGTCCCGGTACCTGCCGGCCGAGGCGGACCAGGTGCTCTGGGGTCGTCTCCCGAGCGGCGACGACCGCCCCGTCGTCACGCTCGCCCCCGGCGACGACCTGACCATCGACACGGTGAGCCACGAGGGACTCCTTCCGGACCAGGGCAGCGACCCGGTCGCGTTCTTCGGTCGCCACGGGGTCCCGCCGGAGCACGTCCTCGCCGACGCGGTCGCGATCGCCAGGACGGGTCGCCGTCACCCCGAGCAGGACGGTCCGCACGTCGTGACCGGACCGATCGCCGTCGAGGGCGCCGAACCGGGCGACGTGCTGACCATGACCGTCCTCGAGACCCTCCCGCGCGTCCCGTACGGCGTGGTGTCGAACCGGCACGGCCGCGGGGCCCTGCACGGCGAGTACCCCGTCGACGGCACGACCGTCAGCGTCTTCGCCGACGTGGTGCCCGGCGACGACGGCCCCCGCGGGCGCATCCCGATCACCGAGGGCGGCGACCGGTACGCCCGCTTCCCGCTCGCACCCTTCCTCGGGATCATGGGCGTCGCCACACCCGGCGAACGCCTGCACTCGGTGCCGCCCGGCCGCCACGGCGGCAACATCGACGTGAACCTGCTCCAGGTCGGCGCCCAGCTGCACCTGCCCGTGCTCGTGCCCGGCGCGCTGGCGTACGTCGGCGACCCGCACTTCGCGCAGGGCGACGGCGAGGTCGCGCTCACCGCGATGGAGGCCTCGCTCCGCGCCACCGTGCGCTTCGACGTGACGCCGGCCGCCGAGGCCGCGCAGCAGTTCGGGGACCTCGTCTGGCCGCTCGTCGAGACGCACGAGCACCTGGTGCCGACCGGGCTCGACCCCGACCTCGACGAGGCCGTCCGAGCCTGCGTCCGGCACGCGATCGCGATCCTCGGCGCCCGGTACGGCATGGAGCCGCACCTGGCCTACGCCTACGTCAGCGCGGCCACGGACTTCGACGTCTCGCAGGTGGTCGACCTGGTCACCGGGGCGCACGCCCGCATCCGCAAGGCCGACTTCGCGGACGTCCGGTGA
- a CDS encoding DEAD/DEAH box helicase codes for MVQAENAGNAAAEHLSPAFPERAAWGTASKLRAWQVEALTKYFETEPRDFLAAATPGAGKTTFALRLATELLARGTVDRIVVVAPTEHLKRQWADSADRVGIRIDPMFKNGDGMFGRHYQGVAITYAQVGMNPEVHQRITEGGKTLVILDEVHHGGDALTWGDGIREAFTKATRRLSLSGTPFRSDTAPIPFVQYAPDEQGIRTSISDYNYGYGRALKDGVVRPVLFMAYAGQMRWKTRMGDEMSASLGEQVTKDITAQAWRTALSPEGEWMPAVLSAADKRLTEVRRGVPDAGGLVIATDTTTARAYARILQQITGERPTVVLSDEAAASSRIQAYSEDTSRWMVAVRMVSEGVDVPRLCVGVYATSASTPLFFAQVIGRFVRARRRGETASVFLPSVPGLMALAASLELERDHALDRPKDSDDGMYNPEDAMVAEANKEDRASESLLEVQPFEALDSQASFDRVLYDGGEFGTGGEVGSLEELDFIGIPGLLEPDQVRDLLRARQASQAKRSKGRAAKDGMPKPKQDDARPMYQTLKEQRTELARLVSIWSRHANEPHGAIHAELRRISGGPAVAQASIEQIQKRIDVLRSRIGNRR; via the coding sequence GTGGTCCAGGCGGAGAACGCCGGCAACGCGGCCGCCGAGCACCTGTCGCCGGCGTTCCCGGAGCGTGCGGCGTGGGGCACCGCGTCGAAGCTCCGTGCCTGGCAGGTCGAGGCGCTCACGAAGTACTTCGAGACCGAGCCGCGCGACTTCCTCGCGGCCGCGACCCCCGGCGCCGGCAAGACGACCTTCGCGCTCCGTCTGGCCACCGAGCTCCTCGCCCGGGGCACCGTCGACCGCATCGTCGTCGTGGCGCCGACCGAGCACCTCAAGCGGCAGTGGGCGGACTCCGCCGACCGCGTGGGCATCCGGATCGACCCGATGTTCAAGAACGGCGACGGCATGTTCGGGCGCCACTACCAGGGCGTGGCGATCACCTACGCCCAGGTCGGCATGAACCCCGAGGTGCACCAGCGGATCACCGAGGGTGGCAAGACGCTCGTGATCCTCGACGAGGTCCACCACGGCGGTGACGCCCTGACGTGGGGCGACGGCATCCGCGAGGCCTTCACGAAGGCCACGCGGCGTCTGTCGCTCTCCGGGACCCCGTTCCGGTCGGACACCGCGCCGATCCCGTTCGTGCAGTACGCCCCCGACGAGCAGGGCATCCGGACCTCGATCTCGGACTACAACTACGGTTACGGTCGCGCGCTCAAGGACGGCGTCGTCCGACCCGTGCTGTTCATGGCCTACGCCGGGCAGATGCGCTGGAAGACGCGCATGGGCGACGAGATGTCCGCGTCCCTCGGCGAGCAGGTCACGAAGGACATCACGGCACAGGCCTGGCGGACCGCACTCTCACCCGAGGGCGAGTGGATGCCCGCCGTGCTCTCGGCGGCCGACAAGCGGCTGACCGAGGTCCGTCGCGGTGTGCCGGACGCCGGTGGCCTGGTGATCGCGACCGACACCACGACCGCGCGCGCCTACGCCCGCATCCTGCAGCAGATCACCGGCGAGCGACCCACCGTGGTGCTCTCCGACGAGGCAGCCGCATCGAGCCGGATCCAGGCGTACTCCGAGGACACCTCCCGGTGGATGGTCGCCGTCCGCATGGTGTCCGAGGGCGTCGACGTGCCCCGGCTCTGCGTCGGCGTCTACGCCACGAGCGCGAGCACCCCGCTGTTCTTCGCCCAGGTGATCGGCCGCTTCGTCCGGGCCCGTCGTCGCGGCGAGACCGCGAGCGTGTTCCTGCCGAGCGTGCCCGGCCTGATGGCGCTCGCTGCGTCCCTCGAGCTCGAGCGCGACCACGCCCTCGACCGGCCGAAGGACAGCGACGACGGGATGTACAACCCCGAGGACGCCATGGTCGCCGAGGCCAACAAGGAGGACCGGGCGTCGGAGAGCCTGCTCGAGGTGCAGCCGTTCGAGGCGCTCGACTCGCAGGCGTCGTTCGACCGGGTGCTCTACGACGGCGGCGAGTTCGGTACCGGGGGCGAGGTCGGCTCGCTCGAGGAGCTCGACTTCATCGGCATCCCGGGCCTCCTCGAGCCCGACCAGGTGCGCGACCTGCTGCGGGCGCGCCAGGCGTCGCAGGCGAAGCGCTCCAAGGGCCGCGCCGCGAAGGACGGCATGCCGAAGCCGAAGCAGGACGACGCGCGCCCGATGTACCAGACGCTCAAGGAGCAGCGGACCGAGCTCGCACGACTCGTGTCGATCTGGTCTCGGCACGCGAACGAACCGCACGGCGCGATCCACGCCGAACTCCGTCGGATCAGCGGTGGGCCCGCCGTGGCGCAGGCGAGCATCGAGCAGATCCAGAAGCGCATCGACGTCCTCCGCTCCCGCATCGGCAACCGACGGTGA